GCGGCCCAGGGCCACGAGGTGGCGGTCCTCGCGGTCGAGAGCCGGGTCGGGGGACGGGTCGGGGGGCGCCAGCGCTCCACGATTACCCGGGTCTTCTCCTTCGGCGCGCTCGGCTCGCAGGAGATCGCGCCGGGCTACCTGGCGGCCGCCCGGCGGCGGGCCGACATCATCCACCTGCACCACCCGCATCCGCTGGCCGACGTGGCGAGCCTGCTGCGCAGCCGGCGCACGCCGCTGGTGGTGACGCAGCACCAGGATGGCAAGAAGCCGGGCACCCACTTCATGGCGCGGGCGGTGCTGCGCCGCGCCGCCGCGATCGTGGTGCCCAGCCGGGCCCACATGGCGCTCTCGGAGGAGCTGGAGGGGTTCGAGAACAAGACGGAGGTGATCCCCTTCGGCATCGACGAGGAACGCTGGGCCGACGTGCCCCGCCGCCCGATCGACGCCCCGCCGCGGGCGCTGTTCATCGGCCGGCTGGTCAAGTTCAAGGGCGTGGACGGCTGCTGCGGGCGCTGGAGCGGGTGCCCGACCTCCGGCTCGACATCGTGGGCGTGGGCCCGGACGGGCCGCGGCTCAAGACCCTGACGCAGGCGCTGGCGCTGGCCGACCGGGTGCGCTTCCACGGCGAGTACCCCGACGAGGACCTGCCCCGCCGCATGGCCGAGGCCGACTTCCTGGTGCTGCCCTCGGTGACGGTGGACGAGATGTTCGGCCTGGTGGTGCTGGAGGCGATGGCGGCCAGCCGGCCGGTCATCACCACCGCCGTGCCCACCGGGGTGCGGGAGGTCAACGTGCCGGGCGAGACCGGGCTCGAGGTGCCGGTGCACGACGTGCGCTCGCTGGCGGAGGCGCTCGACACCCTGGCCCGCGATCCGTTCCTGCGGGAGAAGATGGGCGACGCCGGCCGGGTGCGGGTGGAGAAGTTCTTCACCCGGCGGCTCATGACCGAGCGGCACCTGGCGCTGTACGAGCAGGTGCTGGCGTACCAGCCCGAGTAGCCCCCCGCCCGCCGCGGCCGGGGCTCAAGTTCTCGCGGCGTCCTGCCGATACTCCCGCGGCATCCCGCCGTCGCCCCGCCGTGCCACCCCCCCGACTGCCGCCCTCCCCGTTCTCCTGAACGAACCATCAAGTCGTTGTGGCGCCTGCAGATAGGGGCGCCGCCGCGGCACGGCACTTTGTTCCGGCATGGGTCTTGTATTTGCCCACCCTCGTCCGCCTCGCAATTCCACTGTTCCTGTGTCAGGCGCCGTCGGGCGCAGGCACCGCCTCCGGTGCCGGGGAGCTTCCGCATGGCCAAGGTCATGATCGTCGACGACTCCTTCTCCGAGATCCAGGTCATGGAGTCGGTGCTCAAGGGTGCCGGGTTCCAGGTGGTGGCGATCTCCGATCCCGGGGAGGCCGAGGCGCGGGTGGCGTCGGAGCAGCCGGACGTGCTGCTGCTGGACGTGGTGATGCCCAAGCGGAACGGGTACGAGGTGCTCCGCTCGCTGCGCCGCCAGGACCAGACCAAGGGGGTCCCGGTGGTGATGGTGACCTCGAAGAACCAGGACTCCGATCGCGCCTGGGGCATGCGCCAGGGCGCCAACGACTACGTGACCAAGCCGTTCACCCCCGACCAGCTGCTCGGCGCCGTGCGCCGCGTGGTCAAGTAGCGGGATGACCGCCCTCCCGGTGGCACCGATCGCCGCGGCGCCGGTCGTCGCGCCGCGCGCCTGCGTGTTCCGGTGCGGGGGCAGGGCGTATGCGGTGCCGGTGACCCAGGTGCGCGAGGTGGCGATGCTGCCCCGGGTGACGCCGGTGCCCCGGATGCCCGCCCAGATCCGCGGCGTGGCCAGCCTCCGGGGCCTGCTGCTGCCCGTGGTCGACCCGGCGCCCCACCTGGGACACGCGCCGCTGCCGCTCATGGCCGTGACACCGGTGGTGGTGCTCAAGGACGGGGCGCAGGATGTCGGGCTGGCGGTCGAGGCGATCGCGGGCCTGCTCCCGATGGAGACCCCCTGCGCCGTGCCGGCCGGGCTCCCGCCCGCCGTCGCGGCCGTCGCCGTTGGTGCCTTTCTGTCCGAGGGACGGCCCGTGGTGCTGCTGGAAGGGGAAGCGCTGCTCGCGGCGCTTCGCCCGGTGCCAGTGGATGCCCCGGTGCTCCCCTGATCGTTCATCGTACCACCCCCGGGCCGGCCAGGCCCGCCCGCGGAACCAGGAGCCGGACCCATGTTGAAGCAGATGAAGGTGTGGCAGAAGCTCGCGCTGGTGGCCCTGGTGTTCATGGTGCCGGTGGCGGTGCTCCTCTTCCAGCTGGTCAACGAACAGAACAAGGCGATCGAGTTCGCCGAGTCGGAGCGGCGGGGTGTCGAGGCGCTGCGGCCGGTGCGGCGGATGCTCGATGCCCTGGTGCAGCACCGTGAGGAGGGCGCGCTGGCGGCGGCGGGTGATGCCGCGGCGGCGATCCGGCGGCAGCAGGCGGCGGGGTCGGTGGATGCGGCGCTGGCGGAGGTGCGGGTGATGGACCAGCGCTACGGCACCGAGCTCACCTCGGGGCCGGCGCTGCAGCGCGTGGCGGATGGCTGGCAGGCGGTGCGCGATGGCGCGCCGACCGCCTCCGCGGGCCAGAGCCTTTCGGCGCACCGCAACCTCATTGCGCAGCAGGGCCTGGGGCTGGTGTTCGACATCGGCAACGGATCGAAGCTGACGCTGGACCCGGACCTCGATGCCTACTGGGTCATGAACACCCTGATCGAGAAGCTGCCGTCGGTCATGGAGGATGCCAGCGACCTGCGGGCGCGTGCCATCGGCGCGCTGGCCGGCGGCCCCCTGGCCCCGGACGTCCGCGCCGGCCTGGGCTTCCAGGTGGCGCGCGTGCGCACCGACGTGGACAAGCAGCGCCAGGCGCTCGCCTTCGCGCTGGAGGCCACCCCGGCCGTGCGGACCCGGCTGGCGGCGCTGGACCAGAAGGCCCAGGAGGCGGCGCTGGCCCTGGCCGACCTGGTGGAGCAGCGGATCGTGCAGCCGGCGGTGCCGGAGCTGACCGCGGCCGACTTCGCCACCCTGACCGCGGGCGTGGCGCCGGCGGTCCAGGCGCTGTACGCCGACGGCCTGGAGGTGCTGGACGAGCTCCTCGAGGCGCGGATCGCGGGCTTCCGCCAGGGCCAGTGGACCCAGCTGGCGATCGCGCTGGCGGCGACGCTGGCGGCGGCGCTGGTGCTGGTGTGGATCGCCCGGATGATCAACGCGCCGGTGCGGGAGCTGAACCTGGCGGCGCAGCGGATCCGCAGCCGGGACTACGGGGTGAAGGTCAAGGTCCACTCGAATGACGAGCTGGGCCAGCTGTCGCAGACCTTCAACGAGACGATCAAGCAGCTGGCCCGCAATGAAGAGGAGCGCGAGGCCGAACTGGAGCGCAGCAAGGCGCTGCAGCGCAACGTGAGCGACTTCCTGGACGTGGTCACGGAGATCAGCCAGGGCGACCTGACCCGGCGGGGCGAGGTGACCGCGGACGTGCTGGGCAACGTGGTGGACTCGGTGAACCTGCTGGCGGAAGAGCTGGGCTACGCCCTGCGCGAGGCGCGGGACACCTCGCACCAGGTGGCGACCAGCGCCCAGACGATGAGCGCGGCCGCCGAACGGATGGCGAGCGGCGTGCAGACCCAGGCCCGGTCGGCCGAGAAGGTGACGTCGGCGGCGGAGACGATGCACGGCGCGGTGCGGCAGGTGGCCGACGACGCGAGCCTGGCGGCCGAGGCCGCCCGGCGGACGGCGCTCGCCGCCCGCGCCGGTGACGAGGCGGTGCGCTCCACCCTGGCGAGCATGCAGCGGATCCGCGCCGAGACCCAGGCGATGTCCAAGCGGGTGAAGGCGCTGGGCGACCGGTCGCTGGAGATCTCCGAGATCGTCAACACCATCGAATCGCTGGCCGCGCAGACCAACCTGCTGGCCCTGAACGCCTCCATCGAGGCGGCGGGCGCCGGCGAGACCGGCCTGCGCTTCGCGGTGGTGGCCGACGAGGTGCGCAAGCTGGCCGAGCGCTCGGCGCTGGCCACCCGGGACATCGCGGGCCTGATCAAGGCGGTGCAGACGGAAACCGCCGACGCCGTGGCCGCGATGGAAACGGGGACGCGGGAGGTGGAGCAGGGCCACCAGGTGGCGCTCTCCGCCGGCGAGAACCTGAAGACGATCGCCGAGACGGCGCGGGAGTCGGCGGAGCTGGCCGAGTCGATCAACCTGGCCTCGCAGCACCAGGTGCAGGGCGCCGAGGGGGTGTCGCAGGGCATGCAGGAGATCGCGCGCATCGCCAAGGAGACGGAGTCGGGCGTGCACGAGGCGCAGCGGGTGGTGGGGCAGCTGACGGCGCTGTCCCAGGCGCTGGGCCAGAAGCTCGAACGCTTCAAGCTGGTCGCCTGAGCGGGCCCGGTCCCGGCCGATGAGCGACGAGCGGGCGTACCTGCAGCAGGTCTTCCTGCAGGAGGCGTGGGACATCCACGGGATCCTGACGGGGCTCGGGCCCCGCCTGCGGGACCTCCCGGGGCTCTCCCCGGAGGACCTGGACGTGCTGGCGATCGTGGCGCACCGCCTGAAGGGGGCGGCGAGCCTCAACCAGCTGGCCCGGGTGGCGGCCCTCGGGGCGCGCCTGGAACGGCTGGCGGGCGGCGCCACCACCGGCGAGGTCGACGAGGTCCGGGCCGAGGCGCTGGACGACTACCTGGCCCTGCTGGCGCAGCTGCTCGACACCATCACGGCCACCGGCAGCGACACCGATCACGGCGCGCTCAGCGCGCTGGCCGAGCGGCACGGGTACCTCGAGGGGGCGGCCCGGCAGGTGGATCCGCGGGTGACCCGGATGGTGGCCCAGCTCGACACCTTCCGGCGCGAGAACGCGGAGGCGCTGGAGTACTTCCTGCCCGAGGCCACCGACCACCTCGACACCATCGACGATGCCCTGCTCGCGCTGGAGCGGGGCGGCCCGCCGGCGGACGAGATCGATCGCCTCTTCCGGGCCGTGCACACGCTCAAGGGCGCCGCCTACGTGGTCGGGTGCGATCCGGTCGGCGACCTCGCGCACGAGGTCGAGGACCGGCTGGTGGCGGTGCGGGACGGCGCCGCCCCCGTGACCACGGACCTCCTCGAAGGGCTGTTCTTCGGCGCGGCCGGCCTGCGCGCCCTGGTGGCGGCGGCGGGAGGAAACGGCCGGGATCTCGCGACGCGGCTGGCCCGGGCCTTCGGCGGCCTGCATGGCGACACGGGCCCTCGGGTGGACGGCATCGCGCCGGAATCGCAGCCCGCGGCCACCCCGCTGCCGTCGCTGCCGGAGACCACGCGCGCCGACGAGGCGCCGGCGGCGCCGGTGCCGACGGTCCGGGTGCGGCTGGACCGCCTCGAGCGCCTGATGAACGTGGTGGGCGAACTGGTGCTGACCCGCGCCCGGCTGGAGCGGCGGCTGGCGCGGCTCGAAGGGCTGGGCGAGGACCTGACCTTTGCCCGGGCGCGGATGACGGAAGCGGTGCGGGAGTTCGAGCAGCGGCACGCCTTCACCCGGATGGCCGCCGAGGCGGGGGCGCGCGCTGGGCGAGGACGATCCCGGCACCCGCGCCGCCGCGACCGACCTCGCCAACGTCTTCTCCGAGCTGGAGTTCGACCGGTACGACGACTTCAACCTCTTTGCCCGCCGCGCCACCGAGATCTCGGCCGACCTGAGCGAGGTGCAGGGCCAGGTGCTCGGCGGGATCCGCGGGCTGGTGGAGGAATCGGACGTCCTGCAGCAGCTCACCCGCGCGCTCCGCGGCGAGGTGACCCGCGCCCGGATGCTGCCGCTGGCGCCGCTGTGGGTCCGGCTGGAGCGCCAGGTGCGCGAGCTGGGCCACGAACTCGGCCGGCCGGTGGAGCTGCACACCGAGGGCGGCGCGGTGGAGCTCGACAGCCGGGTGGTGCACGACCTCGCCGACTGCCTCCTGCACCTGGTGCAGAACGCGCTGGTCCACGGGCTCGAGCCCGAGGCGGAACGGGTGGCGCTGGGCAAGCCCGCGGCGGGGTCGGTGCGGGTGCGGGCGGAACAGCAGGGCGCGCGCATCCTCATCGAGGTGCGCGACGACGGGCGCGGCATCGACCCGGCGGCGATCCGGCGGGCGGCGGTGGCCCGCGGCTTCCTCGATGCCGAGCGCGCCGCCGCCCTGAGCGAGTCCGAGTGCCTGGCGCTGATCTTCCGGGCCGGCTTCAGCACCGCCGCCGAGGTGAGCACCGCCGCCGGCCGCGGCGTGGGGCTCGACGCGGTGCGCGCCAAGCTGCGCGGCCTGCGGGGCGAGGTGCGGGTGGAGAGCGTGCCCGGCGAGGGCAGCCGGTTCCGGATCCTGCTGCCGCTCACGGTGGTGATCTCCGACGCCCTGCTGCTGCGCAGCGGCGGCCTCACCTTCGGCTTTCCCCTGTCGGCGGTGCGCGAGGTGCGCCAGCTCGAGGCCGGGGCCTTCGCCGCCGGTGACGTGGCCCGCTACCGCTCCGCCGACGGGGACCTGCAGCCCGCCTTCCCGCTCGAGCACCTCCTCGGCCTGCCGTCGGCGCTCGCCCCCGGCGCCGCGCGGCCACTGGTGGTGGTCGAGGCCGGCGAGCGGCAGTACGGCCTGGCGGTGGACGAGATCGTCGGGAAGGAGGAGGCGGTGCTCAAGTCGCTGGGCAGCTTCCTCGACGGCGCCGGCCCCTACACGGGGGCGGTGCTGACCGGCGCCGGCGACATCGTGCTCATCCTGGATCCGCTGGCGCTGCGCGCCTGGCAGGCGAGCCCGGCGGCGCCGGCCGCCTCCGCGCCGGTGCCCGAGGCCCGCCCGGCTGGCCGGCGCGTGCTCCTGGTGGACGACTCGATCAGCGTGCGCCGGGTGGTGGGCGCCATGCTCGAGCGCGGCGGGTTCGAGGTCACCACCGCCGTCGACGGGGTGGATGCCCTCGAGCGCCTCGCCACCACGCCGGTGGACCTGGTCCTCACCGACCTCGAGATGCCGCGACTGAACGGCTTCGAGCTGCTGCAGGACGTGCGGCGCCGCGCGCCGACCCGGGACCTGCCGGTGCTGGTGCTGACGTCCCGGAGCGGCGCCAAGCACGAGGCGCTGGCGCGGCAGCTCGGGGCCACGGGGTTCCTGGCCAAGCCGGTGCAGGAGGACGCCCTCCTCGCCGCGGCCCGCGAGGCCGCGGCGGGGGGCGCGCGCCGGCCCTGGTGGGCGGCGGGGAGGTCGCGTGGCAGACCTCCTGATCGTCGAGCACGATCCGTTGGTCACCGAGACGCTGCGGCGCGCCTGCCGCTCGGCCGGGGTGTTCGCGGAGGCGGTCCGCGACGGGGCGGAGGCCCTCACCCTGCTCGACTGGCACCCGCCGCAGGTCATCCTCTGCGCGGGCCAGCTGCCTGACATGTGGGGCTGGGAGCTGTGCGCCGTGGTGCGCAGCGATCCCAAGACGGAGCGGATGCCCTTCGTGCTGCTGCTCGACCCGGAGCACCTGGGGCGTCCCGAGGCGCAGCGCTGCGGGGCCAGCCACCTGGCGCCCCGCGCCGGGGGGGGGGGCGTGGTGGCCGAACTGCTGCCGCGCCTCATGCCCTCGCGGCTCCGGCCGGTACCGGCCGCGGCGAGCGCCGCCACCGGCGTGTTCCAGGGACCCATCGGCATCCTCGGCCTGCCCGACCTGGCGCAGAGCATCGCCGGCAGCGGACGCGCGGGCAGCCTGATCCTGTCGCTGGACGGCGGGCAGGGGATCCTGTTCTTCGACGGGGGCCGGATCGTGGACGCGGAGTTCGGGGCGCGCCGGGGCGAGGCGGCGGTGCTCGAGCTGTTCGAACGCACCGAGGGGCAGGCCGGCAGCTTCATCTTCATGCCCGGCGAGGACCTCCCCCGCCGCGGCGCCATCCGCAAGTCGGTCCAGCAGCTGCTGCTCGACGTGGCCACGGACCTCGACGTCCGGCGCGCGCAGCCCATCGGGGACGGCCCCAGGCCGGCGCCCGTGAACCAGGGATAGGGACCCATGACCAAGGTACTGGTAGTCGATGACAGCCTGAGCGTCCGGAAGGCGGTGGGGTTCGCGCTCAAGCCCCGCGGGCTGGACGTCCTCGAGGCCGCCTCCGGGCGGGAGGCGCTGCAGGCCATCCGCGCCCAGCAGCCGGCGCTGATCGTGTGCGACGTCATCATGAAGGACCTGAGCGGCTTCGATGTCTGCCAGGCCCTCAAGGACGACCCGGCCCTCGCCGGGACGCCCATCATCCTGATCTCGGGGATCGTCAACGAGCAGGTGCGCGGGCGCGCCGCGGCGGTCGGCGCGGCGATGATCCTGTCGAAGCCGTTCCGCGCCACGGAGCTGGCGGAGGAGGTGGTGCGCCTCCTGAGCAGCCGGCCCTCGGTGGCCGCCGCGCCGGCGTGGACGCCGGGCGCGGACGACGGCGCGATGGTGGCCCTCCGCGCGCTGCAGGCGGTGCCCTCCGTGACCCTCGCGGCGATGGTGGATGACCAGGGCCGGATGCTGGAGCAGGCGGGGCGCAGCGGTCCGGAGCTCGAGGCGCTGCGCAGCCAGCTGGCGGAGATGGTGCTCCGGGCGGAGCAGGCGGGGCGGTCGCGGCAGCTGGGACAGCCGGTGAGCGTGATGCTCGAGTTCCGCGCCGGCCTGATGCTCGCGACCTGCCTGAGCTCTGGTGGGCTGCTGTTCGTGGAGGTGAGCGATGCGGGCGCGCTCGGCCTGGTGCGCTACGAGATGCGCCGCGTGCTGCAGACGCTGGCGTTCCCCGCCGTGGCGGCGACGGCGCGGGGGTGAGCCGGCGCTTGCATCCCCCCGGGGGGAGCCCTAACCTCCACCGGCGCCGTCGTCCGGCCTGTGCGGCCGCGGCGCGCCGGGCCCTTAGCTCAGCCGGTTAGAGCACCGGACTCATAATCCGAGGGACGGAGGTTCAAATCCTCCAGGGCCCACTCCGGGGCGGGGCCGTCGCCCCGCCCCTAGGCATTCCGCCGCTTGATCCGCAGCAGCCGCACCTTCTCCTCACGCTCCCGTTCATCCAGCCGCCGTCGCACCTCCGCCAGCCGCTGCTCGAGCGCCGGTGTCAGGCGCT
The Gemmatimonadota bacterium DNA segment above includes these coding regions:
- a CDS encoding glycosyltransferase, with translation MRILHLAKYYWPRSGGMERVVQDLAEGAAAQGHEVAVLAVESRVGGRVGGRQRSTITRVFSFGALGSQEIAPGYLAAARRRADIIHLHHPHPLADVASLLRSRRTPLVVTQHQDGKKPGTHFMARAVLRRAAAIVVPSRAHMALSEELEGFENKTEVIPFGIDEERWADVPRRPIDAPPRALFIGRLVKFKGVDGCCGRWSGCPTSGSTSWAWARTGRGSRP
- a CDS encoding glycosyltransferase encodes the protein MPDLRLDIVGVGPDGPRLKTLTQALALADRVRFHGEYPDEDLPRRMAEADFLVLPSVTVDEMFGLVVLEAMAASRPVITTAVPTGVREVNVPGETGLEVPVHDVRSLAEALDTLARDPFLREKMGDAGRVRVEKFFTRRLMTERHLALYEQVLAYQPE
- a CDS encoding response regulator, with the translated sequence MAKVMIVDDSFSEIQVMESVLKGAGFQVVAISDPGEAEARVASEQPDVLLLDVVMPKRNGYEVLRSLRRQDQTKGVPVVMVTSKNQDSDRAWGMRQGANDYVTKPFTPDQLLGAVRRVVK
- a CDS encoding chemotaxis protein CheW, with product MTALPVAPIAAAPVVAPRACVFRCGGRAYAVPVTQVREVAMLPRVTPVPRMPAQIRGVASLRGLLLPVVDPAPHLGHAPLPLMAVTPVVVLKDGAQDVGLAVEAIAGLLPMETPCAVPAGLPPAVAAVAVGAFLSEGRPVVLLEGEALLAALRPVPVDAPVLP
- a CDS encoding methyl-accepting chemotaxis protein produces the protein MLKQMKVWQKLALVALVFMVPVAVLLFQLVNEQNKAIEFAESERRGVEALRPVRRMLDALVQHREEGALAAAGDAAAAIRRQQAAGSVDAALAEVRVMDQRYGTELTSGPALQRVADGWQAVRDGAPTASAGQSLSAHRNLIAQQGLGLVFDIGNGSKLTLDPDLDAYWVMNTLIEKLPSVMEDASDLRARAIGALAGGPLAPDVRAGLGFQVARVRTDVDKQRQALAFALEATPAVRTRLAALDQKAQEAALALADLVEQRIVQPAVPELTAADFATLTAGVAPAVQALYADGLEVLDELLEARIAGFRQGQWTQLAIALAATLAAALVLVWIARMINAPVRELNLAAQRIRSRDYGVKVKVHSNDELGQLSQTFNETIKQLARNEEEREAELERSKALQRNVSDFLDVVTEISQGDLTRRGEVTADVLGNVVDSVNLLAEELGYALREARDTSHQVATSAQTMSAAAERMASGVQTQARSAEKVTSAAETMHGAVRQVADDASLAAEAARRTALAARAGDEAVRSTLASMQRIRAETQAMSKRVKALGDRSLEISEIVNTIESLAAQTNLLALNASIEAAGAGETGLRFAVVADEVRKLAERSALATRDIAGLIKAVQTETADAVAAMETGTREVEQGHQVALSAGENLKTIAETARESAELAESINLASQHQVQGAEGVSQGMQEIARIAKETESGVHEAQRVVGQLTALSQALGQKLERFKLVA
- a CDS encoding response regulator codes for the protein MADLLIVEHDPLVTETLRRACRSAGVFAEAVRDGAEALTLLDWHPPQVILCAGQLPDMWGWELCAVVRSDPKTERMPFVLLLDPEHLGRPEAQRCGASHLAPRAGGGGVVAELLPRLMPSRLRPVPAAASAATGVFQGPIGILGLPDLAQSIAGSGRAGSLILSLDGGQGILFFDGGRIVDAEFGARRGEAAVLELFERTEGQAGSFIFMPGEDLPRRGAIRKSVQQLLLDVATDLDVRRAQPIGDGPRPAPVNQG
- a CDS encoding response regulator, whose translation is MTKVLVVDDSLSVRKAVGFALKPRGLDVLEAASGREALQAIRAQQPALIVCDVIMKDLSGFDVCQALKDDPALAGTPIILISGIVNEQVRGRAAAVGAAMILSKPFRATELAEEVVRLLSSRPSVAAAPAWTPGADDGAMVALRALQAVPSVTLAAMVDDQGRMLEQAGRSGPELEALRSQLAEMVLRAEQAGRSRQLGQPVSVMLEFRAGLMLATCLSSGGLLFVEVSDAGALGLVRYEMRRVLQTLAFPAVAATARG